The Desulfovibrio fairfieldensis sequence CCTCAACCTCGGCAAGGTGGTGCTCAGCAAGGCGGCGGGCATGCTGCCGGACGGCACGCTTTTCGAGATCGGGCACGGTCAGCCGCCCCTTTCCCTGGACATCGTGCCGGGGCTCACCGGCAAGCGGATCATGCTGGCCCTGCCCATGGCCGTGGAAGGCGGCGCGGAAACCAGGGACGAGGAAACCTCGGGGCTTTCCACCCGCTATATCCGCACGCCCCTGCGCATCCGCGACCACAATGCCTACAAGGAAAAGAACAGCAGCGAGACGGGCATCCTCTGCGGACGCTTCGACATGCGCCTGATGTTCGAGGAGGATTCGGATCTCAAGGGCTACGTGACCATGCCCGTGGCCCATGTGGTGGAGTGCCGCCAGGACAAGAGCGTGCTTCTGGACAAGGAGTTCATGCCCACCTTTCTGCACCTGGAGGGCTCGCCCACGCTCACGGGCTATCTGCGCGAGATCATCGGCCTGCTGACCCACCGGGCCGACCACATCGCCAATCGCGTGAGCAGCGCCGGGCAGACCGGCACCGCCGAACTGGGCGATTTCATGCTGTTGCAGTGCCTGAACCGCATGGAACCCCTGTTCCGGCATCTGGACAGGACGCCGGGCCTGCACCCCGAAGAATTTTACCGCCTGCTGCTGTCGCTGGCGGGCGAGCTGTCCACGTTTTCCGAGCGGGGCAAACGTCCCAACGACCTTGCGGACTATGACCACGGGGCCCAGTACCACTGTTTCCCCGCGCTCATGGAGCAGGCCCGCTACGCCCTGAGCATGGTGCTGGAGCAGCACGCCGTGCTCCTTTCTTTGCAGCAGCGCAAGAACAACGTCCAGCTGGCCCCGATCCACGACAAGAACCTGCTCAGCACGGCGCTCTTCGTCCTGGTGGCGCAGGCGGACATGGATCAGGAAAGCCTGCGCGCCCTGCTGCCCAAGCAGATCAAGATCGGCACGCCCGAAAACATCCGCGAACTGGTCAACACGCATCTGCCGGGCGTGAAAATACATCCCATGCCCGTGGCTCCCCGTCAGATCCCCTTCCACGCGGGAAAAAGCTATTTCCAGCTGGATTTCACCTCCCAGCAGCGGGCGCAGCTGGAAGCCTCCACCGGCTGCGCCCTGCACGTGTCAGGCACGTTCCCGGGGCTCATCCTGCAACTCTGGGCCATCAAGGAGTAAAGCATGCCGCAGCAAGCCGCCGCTACCGATCCGGACAAGACCGTGGTGCTTTTTACCGAGGAGCCGCGTTCCCAAAGCGCCGAACTGCCCTTCACGGCCGTGGCCGTGACCCCCGGCAAGCAGGCCCCGCGCCATGTGCCCTATCTGGCGCAGCAGACCTCCTTTGACGAATACACGCCGGGCCTCAACCCCCTGGTCAATGCGGCATCCCATCTGCTGCTGGAAATCGTGCGCCTGCGCGACGCGCGTGAAGCCGATCTGGAAGAACTGCGCATCCGCCTGGAAGCTGAAATCCGGGGCTTCAACGCCCAGGCCTCGGCTCTGGGCGTCAGCGAGGCCCAGGTCAATGCCGCGCAATACCTGCTCTGCACGGCTCTGGACGAGAGCGTCACCACCTCGGCCATTCCGGGCGCTCAGGGCGACTGGCAGCATCATTCCCTGCTCAGCACCTTTCACCAGGACACCTGGGGCGGCGAGATATTTTTCGACGTGCTCGGCCGCACCATGGAGCAGCCCGCCAGCAGGCTGTATCTGCTGGAACTGATTTACCTGCTGCTGAGTCTTGGCTTTGAAGGCAAATACCGTTTGCAGGACCGGGGCCCGCTGGCCCTGGAATCCCTGCGCGACCAGCTCTACAGGCAGATTCGCCTGCTGCGCGGCGAGCCCAGCCCGGATCTGGCCCAGAAAATCAGCGTGGAGCCGCACAAGAACAAAACCTACGCCTATGTGCCGCTCTGGCTCATCGGGGCCGTGCTGGTCTTCGGCATTGCCGTCATTTTCTGGGGCTTCTCCCATACGCTGAACGGCAAGGCGGAACCCCTGCTCAGCCAGTTCGCCCGGCATGCCCCGGTTTCCGCACCCCTTGCGCCCGACGCGCCCGCGCCGGCCGCTACGGGGGATGCCACGGCGCAAACGGAGACGGCTCCGGCCGCCGTTGAGGACAATGCCGCCGTTCCCACCCCGGCCGCGTCCCATGCGCCTGTTACGCCCGCCTCGGAGGTCCGCCCATGATCGCCCGCTTTTTCCGCAGCCTTCTGCACGCGCTCAAAACCCCGTGGGTGCTCGCCCTGGGCCTTGTCCTGCTGCTCATCCTGCTGGTCTGGCTGCTGGGACCGCTGGTGGCCGTGGCGGGATATGTTCCCCTGGAAGGAGTTATTGCCCGCCTGGTCGCCACGGTGCTGCTTATTTTCTGCTGGGGGCTCTTTGTGGCTCTTTCAGCCTCGCGCCGCCGCAGGAAGGAGCTTGCCGATCCCGACGCGGCCCGGGCCCACGAACAGGCTGAAGAGCACAAGATGCAGCTGCGCGACGAGCTGCGCCACGTCAGGGAACGCCTGAAGACCGCCGTCAAAACCGTCACCACTTCCAATTTTTATGGTCCCAAGGGCCGTTCACGCTACGCCCTGCCCTGGTATCTGCTGCTGGGCAGCGGCAACTGCGGCAAAACTTCGGTGTTGCTCAATTCCGGCCTCAAGTTCCCGCTCAACGAGCAGGCGGACAGGCACCTCTATCAGCTCAGAGCCACGGAGCACTGCGACGTGCTCTACAGCAACGAGGCCCTGTTTGTGGACACGCCGGGGGCCTATACCGAAAGCCGCCCGGATTCTCCGGCCCACAAGGTCTGGACCGCCCTGTTGCGCGCCCTGTTCAAAGTGCGCCCGGCCAGGCCCCTCAACGGAATCATCGTCTGCGTGAGCATGCGCGACATCATCGACAACGACGCGCCCCGGCGCGAACATCTGGCCCGCACCATCCGCCAGCGGCTCAGCGAAGCCCTCAAGCGCCTGCGCACCTATGTGCCGGTCTACCTTGTCTTTACCAAGTGCGACGCCGTGCCGGGCTTCGCGCAGTTTTTCGCCCATCTCTCCCGTGCCGAACGGGAGCAGATCTTCGGCTGCCCGGCCAAGTCCGATGTCATGGAAGCGGGCAGCGTGCGCTCGGAACTCAAGGATCTCATGCAGACCCTCAACGCCCAGATCGTGACCAAAATCCATCAGGAACGGGACGTCCCCTCGCGCGGCGAAATGTTCCGCTTTCCGCAAGAACTGGCGGCCCTGGGTTCGCGCATGGAGGAGTTCATCACCGAGGCCTTCGGTCCCTCGCGTTATCACCGTCCGGTCATGTTCCGGGGATTTTTCTTTTCCAGCGCGCTTTCGGCCCAGGACATCGTGGCCGCCACGGCTCGGGAAGGAGAACTGAGCTACCAGACCGGCTTTAACGCCACGGTGGGCGACTACGCCAAGGGTTTTTTCCTGCTGCGCCTGCTGGAAGGCCTGATCATTCCCGAAGCGCGCCTGGCCAATGCCGACAAGGAACACATCTGGGCTCTGCGCCTGCGCCGCTATGGGCTGCAGGCGGCAGCGGCGGCGCTCTTTCTGCTGGCCGGAACCTTTCTCGGGGTGAGTTTCATCAACAATTACTCGCGGGTGGAAACCCTGGACGCGGCCTATGCCGGATTTTCCGGAGCGCAGAAAAAGGCCCCTCTGGTCAACGAGTCCCGCACGCCCCTGCCGGAGCTGAATATTATCGAGAAGGCCACCTTCGTCTATGACCCGGAGGAGGATTCAGCCATCGGCTACGGCCTCGGCCTTTACCAGGGGCGCGTTTTCCGGAAATCCACGCAAGAGGCCTACCTGGGCACGCTCAACGCGCGGCTCATGCCGCCGGTGCGCCAGGCTGCGGCCCGGCGCGTGGAAGCGGCCCTGAACAATCCCATGGAACTCAAAAACGCGCTCAGGGCTTATCTCATGCTCTGCCAGCCCAAACACATCAACCGTAAATTCCTTGATCCCTGGCTGGCCAATGTCTGGGCCGGGGACTATTCCGGCCAGGCCCCGGTACAGGCGGATCTGCGCCGCCATATGGACTATCTTCTGGCGCACGGCATCACGCCCGCCGAGCCCGACGCGGAGCTGGTGGACCGGGCCCGCAAGGCCCTGCTGCGCATTCCTCTGGCGGAACTGGCCTACCAGCGCCTGCGCGAGGAAGCCGGGGAAAGCGGCAAACCGCCCTTCACCTTCCGCGCGGCCATCGGCCAGTCGCCTTTCAACGGCGACACCCAGCCCGTGGACTATCTGTACACGCGCCAGGGCTACGAGGAATACCTCATCCGCCGCTGCCCGGTCATCATCCGCAATCTGACGGGCGAAACCTGGATTTTCGGCGCTAATCCCATCCTGCTCAGCGCCCTGGACATGAACAACGTCTACAAGGAAGTGCGCACCATGTACTTCCGCGATTATACCAGTTCCTGGAGCCAGGCCCTCAAAAACCTGAGCGTGCGCATGCCCGCCAGCATGGCCGACGCCCGCAAGCTGGCCGAGGAGCTCACGCCCGGCATGCCCCCGGCCGTGCTGGCGCTGCGGGAGGTACGCGCCAACACCCGGCTGATCATGGAAAACGTGGAGCCCGGAGCCGTGCAGGCCGCCGCGCAGGAGGAAGGCAAGCGCAAGCTGCAACAGAAGCTGGCCTCCAAGACCGGCGGCAAGATGGCCCGCGCCCTGACAGAACAGGCGGCCAAGAGCGCCGAGGAGCTGCATCGCGACGTCCTGGAGGCGGCCCAGCGCGACGCCCAGGCCGTGCGGCAGTAT is a genomic window containing:
- the tssM gene encoding type VI secretion system membrane subunit TssM — its product is MIARFFRSLLHALKTPWVLALGLVLLLILLVWLLGPLVAVAGYVPLEGVIARLVATVLLIFCWGLFVALSASRRRRKELADPDAARAHEQAEEHKMQLRDELRHVRERLKTAVKTVTTSNFYGPKGRSRYALPWYLLLGSGNCGKTSVLLNSGLKFPLNEQADRHLYQLRATEHCDVLYSNEALFVDTPGAYTESRPDSPAHKVWTALLRALFKVRPARPLNGIIVCVSMRDIIDNDAPRREHLARTIRQRLSEALKRLRTYVPVYLVFTKCDAVPGFAQFFAHLSRAEREQIFGCPAKSDVMEAGSVRSELKDLMQTLNAQIVTKIHQERDVPSRGEMFRFPQELAALGSRMEEFITEAFGPSRYHRPVMFRGFFFSSALSAQDIVAATAREGELSYQTGFNATVGDYAKGFFLLRLLEGLIIPEARLANADKEHIWALRLRRYGLQAAAAALFLLAGTFLGVSFINNYSRVETLDAAYAGFSGAQKKAPLVNESRTPLPELNIIEKATFVYDPEEDSAIGYGLGLYQGRVFRKSTQEAYLGTLNARLMPPVRQAAARRVEAALNNPMELKNALRAYLMLCQPKHINRKFLDPWLANVWAGDYSGQAPVQADLRRHMDYLLAHGITPAEPDAELVDRARKALLRIPLAELAYQRLREEAGESGKPPFTFRAAIGQSPFNGDTQPVDYLYTRQGYEEYLIRRCPVIIRNLTGETWIFGANPILLSALDMNNVYKEVRTMYFRDYTSSWSQALKNLSVRMPASMADARKLAEELTPGMPPAVLALREVRANTRLIMENVEPGAVQAAAQEEGKRKLQQKLASKTGGKMARALTEQAAKSAEELHRDVLEAAQRDAQAVRQYFVPLDSLLDEQGNPGPALRAVQDAMTGAGEYFAGIISSDQGEQRVLHALLDLADEKNDTLRSLESAVGRLPAPVRGWYATVAAGGLRDMLNRGARSINQAYQERVIALYDKNLNARYPFDPGASRDANLDDFAAFFRSGGVLDNFHETYLRPFITRTGTLRPIMGRYMPLSSQAVINLQKANRVQEAFFMSGRELGITFLMEPHALDATLKQVNLRAAGRHLSYMHGPVQGASFTWPSDSASQAMLETIDLHGISSQTTTRGEWALFRLLRGGGIKRQEGNTCLIEVQQQGKWAQFLIQFRNKMNPFDPRVCTFNLPQSLL
- the icmH gene encoding type IVB secretion system protein IcmH/DotU, giving the protein MPQQAAATDPDKTVVLFTEEPRSQSAELPFTAVAVTPGKQAPRHVPYLAQQTSFDEYTPGLNPLVNAASHLLLEIVRLRDAREADLEELRIRLEAEIRGFNAQASALGVSEAQVNAAQYLLCTALDESVTTSAIPGAQGDWQHHSLLSTFHQDTWGGEIFFDVLGRTMEQPASRLYLLELIYLLLSLGFEGKYRLQDRGPLALESLRDQLYRQIRLLRGEPSPDLAQKISVEPHKNKTYAYVPLWLIGAVLVFGIAVIFWGFSHTLNGKAEPLLSQFARHAPVSAPLAPDAPAPAATGDATAQTETAPAAVEDNAAVPTPAASHAPVTPASEVRP
- the tssK gene encoding type VI secretion system baseplate subunit TssK; protein product: MLPERVIWTEGMGVSPVHFQQQDRHVDAQLRMRGAMLKPHAWGFTEFLIDEQYLNLGKVVLSKAAGMLPDGTLFEIGHGQPPLSLDIVPGLTGKRIMLALPMAVEGGAETRDEETSGLSTRYIRTPLRIRDHNAYKEKNSSETGILCGRFDMRLMFEEDSDLKGYVTMPVAHVVECRQDKSVLLDKEFMPTFLHLEGSPTLTGYLREIIGLLTHRADHIANRVSSAGQTGTAELGDFMLLQCLNRMEPLFRHLDRTPGLHPEEFYRLLLSLAGELSTFSERGKRPNDLADYDHGAQYHCFPALMEQARYALSMVLEQHAVLLSLQQRKNNVQLAPIHDKNLLSTALFVLVAQADMDQESLRALLPKQIKIGTPENIRELVNTHLPGVKIHPMPVAPRQIPFHAGKSYFQLDFTSQQRAQLEASTGCALHVSGTFPGLILQLWAIKE